Proteins encoded by one window of Oreochromis niloticus isolate F11D_XX unplaced genomic scaffold, O_niloticus_UMD_NMBU tig00000768_pilon, whole genome shotgun sequence:
- the LOC106096992 gene encoding uncharacterized protein LOC106096992, which yields MEKLDEITIATLKEANVGEDLLSSLSRDDIKDLFPGPEHFLRRRALWLAVHKCEENKTAAEKTLTTTGDGDFSREEPSTSRFVTMSNPEYIVFTDSELEQARHSYFEKKRLGTECAEPLSKELFCRLVRNTMTNMISIARAAEDSRYPSKHEVDAMAKRLMEYYPMLKETCGEWEHVAKKLMKRLSNVKSPRKGKKPPAKKPRKDGNESVAKSDSSGESSASTIILDKSPVRSMGTPVHHQDGSDEESGSADFFDSHKTQARHYKTLQEMYKTKKPNKAAVTQLLNLEFESRRQFIISDAIKEQDRAVKILEAYPCFRELDHVLDELRRIIQPSNLKYISEMKDRWEIFYSKVQFYGVMKKVMKLPKTLDGVEHAAAVFRALPMLFPSSTVPPKKLGICSEAFFHVLKTSEDPEGYLRQRPLACPVLLVSEGNCMIAVGTTPVSTFDRKDLNEGLLYLMAYYYALHLTYPKCISTLLSVLQTEILKDSIHDRDSTPSYRKALGEWKSFIE from the exons ATGGAGAAACTGGACGAAATAACAATTGCCACCCTGAAAG AAGCAAATGTTGGAGAAGACCTGCTCTCATCACTTTCACGAGATGACATCAAAGATCTGTTTCCTGGTCCTGAACATTTCCTCAGGCGTCGGGCACTATGGCTTGCAGTGCACAAATGTGAAGAA AACAAGACTGCTGCTGAAAAAACGCTAACAACTACTGGAGATGGTGACTTCTCCAGAGAGGAACCCAGCACTTCTAGGTTTGTGACTATGTCCAACCCAGAGTACATAGTCTTCACAGACAGTGAACTTGAGCAAGCTCGACATTCCTACTTTGAAAAGAAGCGGCTGGGGACAGAGTGTGCTGAACCTTTGTCAAAGGAACTCTTTTGTCGACTCGTAAGAAACACCATGACAAACATGATTTCGATAGCAAGAGCAGCTGAGGACTCCAGATACCCCAGCAAACATGAGGTTGATGCCATGGCAAAGCGATTAATGGAGTACTACCCAATGCTTAAAGAAACGTGTGGTGAGTGG GAGCATGTTGCTAAAAAGCTAATGAAGAGACTCTCCAATGTCAAAAGTCCAAGGAAGGGCAAAAAACCTCCTGCGAAGAAGCCAAGAAAGGATGGGAATGAAAGCGTTGCAAAAAGTGACAGCAGTGGAGAGTCCAGTGCATCAACTATTATTCTAGATAAATCACCAGTTAGATCGATGGGCACCCCAGTGCACCACCAGGATGGCAGTGATGAAGAAT CTGGTTCAGCTGACTTCTTTGACAGCCACAAAACCCAGGCAAGACACTACAAGACACTTCAAGAAATGTACAAGACCAAAAAACCGAACAAAGCTGCTGTTACCCAACTGCTGAACCTGGAGTTTGAGTCTAGAAGACAATTCATTATTTCTGATGCTATAAAGGAGCaggacagagcagtgaagatacTAGAGGCATATCCTTGTTTCAGAGAACTGGATCAT GTCCTTGATGAGCTGCGGAGAATTATTCAACCATCCAACTTGAAATACATTTCTGAGATGAAGGATAGATGGGAAATCTTCTACTCGAAGGTGCAGTTTTATGGTGTCATGAAGAAAGTTATGAAGCTGCCAAAAACTTTGGATGGAG TGGAacatgcagcagctgtgttcagAGCCCTTCCCATGCTTTTCCCTTCCAGCACAGTACCACCTAAGAAGCTGGGCATCTGTAGTGAGGCTTTTTTCCATGTCCTAAAG ACTTCAGAAGACCCCGAAGGCTACCTGCGTCAGCGACCCCTGGCTTGTCCAGTTCTGCTTGTCTCTGAAGGCAACTGCATGATAGCTGTTGGAACCACACCGGTGAGCACTTTTGACCGGAAGGATCTTAATGAGGGACTGCTCTATCTGATGGCATATTACTATGCCCTCCACCTCACATATCCAAAGTGCATTTCCACGCTGCTGTCTGTCTTGCAAACTGAAATACTCAAAGACTCCATCCATGACCGAGATTCAACCCCCTCTTACAGGAAGGCGCTTGGTGAGTGGAAGTCATTCATTGAGTGA